A window of the Flavobacterium sp. J372 genome harbors these coding sequences:
- a CDS encoding potassium-transporting ATPase subunit C yields MKQNIISAIRLTLFCAVFFSGIYTMTIWGVAQLAPNQGKGFVVEQDGKKYHINVAQSFTKPEYFWPRPSAVDYNAAGSGGSNKRPFKP; encoded by the coding sequence ATGAAACAGAACATAATATCTGCAATAAGGCTCACCTTGTTTTGTGCAGTCTTCTTTTCAGGGATTTACACCATGACTATCTGGGGTGTGGCACAACTTGCACCCAACCAGGGTAAAGGCTTTGTTGTAGAACAGGATGGCAAAAAATACCACATTAATGTAGCCCAGAGCTTTACCAAACCGGAATACTTCTGGCCCCGCCCGAGTGCGGTAGACTATAATGCCGCCGGATCAGGCGGCAGCAACAAAAGGCCCTTCAAACCCTGA